A genomic window from Longimicrobiaceae bacterium includes:
- a CDS encoding L-threonylcarbamoyladenylate synthase translates to MSVIRVDPNAPEGAVLTRAANILRSGGLVAFPTETVYGLGANALDPAAVARIYEAKGRPGYNPLIVHVADVDAARALSSAWPALADELAAAFWPGPL, encoded by the coding sequence GTGAGCGTGATCCGCGTCGATCCCAACGCGCCGGAGGGCGCCGTTCTGACGCGCGCGGCCAACATCCTGCGGTCCGGCGGCCTGGTCGCCTTCCCCACCGAGACGGTCTACGGGCTTGGCGCCAACGCGCTGGACCCGGCGGCCGTCGCGCGCATCTACGAAGCCAAGGGACGCCCCGGCTACAACCCGCTCATCGTCCACGTCGCGGACGTCGATGCGGCGCGCGCCCTCTCCTCCGCCTGGCCCGCGCTGGCGGACGAACTGGCGGCGGCGTTCTGGCCGGGCCCGCT